In Camelina sativa cultivar DH55 chromosome 16, Cs, whole genome shotgun sequence, a single window of DNA contains:
- the LOC104752569 gene encoding SPX domain-containing protein 2 — protein MKFGKSLSNQIEETLPEWRDKFLSYKELKKKLKLMEPRSVDNRPSKRSRSDSNSNSNSVDSDPTSGMTKEELDFISLLEDELEKFNSFFVEQEEEYIIRLKELKDQVAKAKNSNEEMINIKKEIVDFHGEMVLLMNYSALNYTGLAKILKKYDKRTGALIRLPFIQKVLQEPFFTTDLLNTFVKECEAMLDHLFPSNKIRNLEEGEPTTSGTVQTATDDSDLLRVPKELSEIEYMESLYMKSTVSALKVLKEIRSGSSTVSVFSLPPLQASGLEDDSWKKKVGVLEQVAK, from the exons ATGAAATTCGGGAAAAGCCTAAGCAACCAGATCGAAGAAACCTTACCTGAATGGCGTGACAAATTCCTCTCCTACAAAGAACTCAAAAAGAAGCTTAAGCTTATGGAGCCACGTTCCGTCGACAACCGTCCTAGCAAACGCTCGAGATCCGATTCCAATTCCAATTCCAATTCCGTCGACTCAGATCCAACCTCTGGTATGACCAAGGAAGAGCTCGATTTCATTAGTCTCCTCGAAGATGAGCTTGAGAAATTCAATTCCTTCTTCGTTGAGCAAGAGGAAGAGTATATCATTCGATTGAAG GAACTGAAGGACCAAGTGGCAAAGGCGAAGAATTCAAATGAAGAGATGATAAATATTAAGAAAGAGATTGTAGATTTTCATGGAGAAATGGTGTTGTTGATGAATTATAGTGCTCTTAACTATACAG GATTAGCAAAGATTCTCAAAAAGTATGACAAACGAACCGGTGCTTTAATCCGTTTACCATTTATCCAAAAGGTCCTTCAAGAACCATTCTTCACGACCGACCTGCTTAATACGTTTGTGAAAGAGTGCGAGGCTATGCTTGACCATCTCTTCCCGTCTAACAAAATTCGGAATCTGGAGGAAGGTGAGCCAACAACTTCTGGAACGGTCCAGACAGCAACGGACGATTCTGATCTTCTTAGAGTACCAAAAGAACTGTCTGAGATCGAGTACATGGAGAGCTTGTACATGAAGAGCACAGTGTCAGCTTTAAAGGTATTAAAGGAAATCCGCAGCGGTAGCTCCACGGTTAGCGTCTTCTCGTTGCCACCATTACAGGCGAGTGGATTAGAGGATGATTCCTGGAAGAAGAAAGTTGGCGTCCTCGAACAAGTAGCGAaatga
- the LOC104752568 gene encoding 3-ketoacyl-CoA synthase 11-like — protein MDDEQKKPLMGSNDRNLPDLKKSVKLKYVKLGYHYLITHGMYLFLSPLVLVIAAQISSFSLSDLRNLWEHLQYNLISVIVCSMLLVFLMTIYFVTRPRPVYLVDFSCFKPDDSRKCTKKIFMDRSKLTGSFTEENLEFQRKILTRSGLGESTYLPEAVLNVPPNPCMKEARKEAETVMFGAINELLAKTNVNPKDIGILIVNCSLFNPTPSLSAMVVNHYKLRGNILSYNLGGMGCSAGLISIDLAKHLLHTIPNTYAMVISMENITLNWYFGNDRSKLVSNCLFRMGGAAILLSNKRWDRRRSKYELVDTVRTHKGADDKCFGCITQEEDSASKVGVTLSKELMAVAGDALKTNITTLGPLVLPTSEQLLFFATLVGRRLFKMKIKPYIPDFKLAFEHFCIHAGGRAVLDELEKNLKLTDWHMEPSRMTLYRFGNTSSSSLWYELAYSEAKGRIKKGDRVWQIAFGSGFKCNSSVWRAVRSVSPKTEKNPWMDEIHEFPVDVPTVSTI, from the exons ATGGATGATGAGCAGAAGAAACCGTTGATGGGATCAAATGATCGTAATCTTCCTGATTTGAAAAAATCAGTGAAGCTTAAGTATGTGAAGCTTGGTTACCATTACCTAATCACACATGGCATGTACCTCTTCCTTTCCCCTTTGGTGCTTGTAATCGCCGCGCAGATTTCGAGTTTCTCTCTCAGCGATCTTCGTAACCTATGGGAGCATCTTCAGTACAATCTTATCTCAGTGATTGTTTGTTCCATGCTCCTTGtgtttttaatgaccatttacTTCGTGACTCGGCCGCGTCCTGTGTACTTGGTTGACTTCTCCTGCTTCAAGCCCGATGATTCCCGTAAATGCACTAAAAAGATCTTCATGGACCGTTCTAAACTCACTGGTTCTTTCACAGAGGAGAATCTTGAGTTCCAGCGCAAGATTTTAACACGTTCGGGACTTGGGGAATCTACTTATTTACCTGAG GCTGTCCTCAATGTTCCTCCAAACCCGTGTATGAAAGAAGCTCGAAAAGAGGCGGAGACTGTGATGTTTGGAGCCATCAATGAGCTTCTTGCCAAGACCAATGTGAATCCTAAGGATATTGGGATATTGATTGTTAACTGCAGTTTGTTTAACCCGACACCTTCGTTATCTGCTATGGTTGTCAATCATTATAAGCTCCGTGGGAACATACTCAGTTACAACTTGGGAGGAATGGGTTGCAGTGCTGGTTTGATCTCTATCGACCTTGCTAAACATCTTCTTCACACCATTCCCAACACTTATGCCATGGTGATTAGCATGGAGAATATTACTTTGAACTGGTATTTCGGGAATGACCGGTCAAAGCTTGTCTCCAACTGTCTTTTCAGAATGGGTGGTGCAGCGATTCTTCTCTCAAACAAACGATGGGACAGAAGAAGATCGAAATACGAGCTTGTTGATACTGTTCGTACCCACAAGGGAGCTGATGATAAGTGTTTCGGCTGCATAACTCAAGAAGAGGATTCCGCTAGTAAG GTTGGTGTAACCCTCTCCAAAGAACTGATGGCTGTTGCCGGTGATGCTCTAAAGACAAACATCACGACGTTAGGACCACTAGTTTTGCCGACATCTGAACAGCTTCTATTCTTTGCAACATTAGTTGGAAGAAGACTCTTCAAGATGAAGATCAAACCTTACATCCCAGACTTCAAACTAGCATTTGAGCATTTCTGCATCCATGCGGGAGGAAGAGCTGTTCTTGAtgaattggagaagaacttgaaACTCACTGATTGGCACATGGAACCCTCGAGAATGACACTCTACCGTTTTGGTAACACATCCAGCAGTTCTTTGTGGTATGAGTTAGCATATAGTGAGGCCAAAGGACGGATCAAGAAAGGTGATAGAGTCTGGCAGATAGCTTTTGGTTCAGGGTTCAAGTGCAACAGCTCGGTTTGGAGAGCGGTCAGGTCGGTAAGCCCTAAAACAGAGAAGAACCCATGGATGGATGAAATCCATGAGTTCCCAGTTGATGTCCCCACGGTCTCAACTATCTAG
- the LOC104754062 gene encoding potassium channel AKT1-like isoform X2: protein MLAHLCLKYRTDSEGLQQQETLDALPKAIRSSISHFLFYSLMDKAYLFRGVSNDLLFQLVSEMKAEYFPPKEDVILQNEAPTDFYILVNGTADLIDVDSGTETIVKEVKAGDIVGEIGVLCYRPQLFTVRTKRLCQLLRMNRTTFLNIIQANVGDGTIIMNNLLQYLKDMNDPVMTNVLLETENMLARGKMDLPLNLCFAAIREDDLLLHQLLKRGLDPNESDNNGRTPLHIAASKGSLNCVLLLLEYNADPNCRDTEGSVPLWEAMVEGHEKVVKVLLENGSTIDAGDVGHFACTAAEQGNLKLLKEIVLHGGDVTRPRATGTSALHTAVCEENIEMVKYLLDQGADVNKQDMHGWTARDLAEQQGHEDIKALFREKLHQRRVYIETSSSVPILKSGIRFLGRFTSEPNIRPAASREVSFRIRETRARRKTNNFDNSLFGILANQSVPKNGLATVDEGRTGNPVRVTISCTEKDDVAGKLVLLPGSFKELLELGSNKFGIVAAKVISKDNNAEIDDVDVIRDGDHLIFASDSKNT from the exons ATGCTTGCACATTTATGTTTGAAATATCGGACTGACTCTGAGGGGCTGCAACAGCAAGAAACTCTTGATGCGCTCCCAAAAGCCATTAGATCAAGTATATCACACTTTCTTTTCTACTCCCTCATGGATAAAGCCTACCTGTTTCGTGGAGTATCCAATGACCTGCTTTTTCAACTG GTCTCAGAAATGAAAGCTGAGTACTTCCCACCAAAAGAAGATGTGATCTTGCAGAACGAAGCGCCAACAGACTTCTATATCCTTGTGAATGGTACCGCG GACTTGATAGATGTAGATAGTGGAACAGAAACT ATTGTAAAAGAGGTCAAAGCTGGAGACATTGTAGGGGAGATAGGGGTGTTGTGCTACAGACCACAGCTATTTACCGTGAGGACAAAACGGTTGTGCCAACTGTTGCGTATGAACCGTACAACTTTCTTGAATATCATTCAGGCTAATGTTGGAGATGGTACCATAATCATGAATAATTTACTTCAG TATTTGAAGGACATGAATGATCCGGTGATGACGAATGTTCTGCTGGAGACAGAAAACATGCTTGCTCGGGGTAAAATGGATCTTCCTCTCAATCTATGTTTTGCTGCAATAAGAGAAGACGATTTGCTGTTACATCAGCTACTAAAGAGAGGACTTGATCCTAATGAATCGGATAACAATGGCAGAACACCTCTG CATATAGCAGCATCAAAAGGGAGTCTAAACtgtgttcttcttctgttgGAATACAACGCAGACCCCAATTGTAGAG ACACGGAAGGGAGTGTACCATTGTGGGAAGCAATGGTGGAAGGGCATGAGAAAGTTGTAAAGGTACTGTTAGAAAATGGCAGTACCATAGACGCAGGGGATGTGGGTCATTTTGCTTGCACCGCCGCTGAACAAGGCAACTTGAAACTACTAAAAGAAATTGTTCTACATGGTGGAGACGTTACACGTCCCAGAGCCACAGGCACCTCTGCACTCCATACCGCTGTATGCGAAGAGAACATTGAGATGGTAAAGTATCTTCTGGATCAAGGTGCGGACGTTAACAAACAGGATATGCATGGTTGGACGGCGAGAGATCTTGCTGAGCAACAGGGGCATGAGGATATTAAAGCCCTATTTCGAGAAAAGTTACACCAGCGGAGGGTGTATATCGAGACAAGTTCTTCGGTTCCTATACTCAAAAGTGGGATTCGATTCCTCGGCAGATTCACTAGTGAACCCAACATCCGTCCTGCTGCATCAAGAGAAGTGTCTTTCAGGATCCGGGAAACAAGGGCAAGACGGAAAACTAATAACTTCGACAACTCCTTGTTTGGTATATTAGCTAACCAAAGTGTACCCAAGAACGGGCTAGCTACAGTAGATGAAGGCAGAACTGGAAACCCTGTGAGGGTGACGATTAGTTGCACAGAAAAAGATGACGTAGCCGGGAAGCTTGTACTGCTTCCTGGGAGTTTCAAGGAGTTGCTAGAATTGGGTTCCAACAAGTTTGGTATTGTTGCTGCCAAAGTTATCAGCAAAGACAACAATGCAGAGATTGATGATGTCGATGTTATAAGAGATGGTGATCATCTCATCTTTGCATCTGATTCTAAAAACACATAG
- the LOC104754062 gene encoding potassium channel AKT1-like isoform X1 codes for MRRGALLCGQGQDEIEQLSSLSRESSHFSLSTGILPSLGARSNRRVKLRRFVVSPYDHKYRIWEAFLVVLVVYTSWVSPFEFGFLRKPRPPLSITDNIVNAFFAMDIVMTFFVGYLDKSTYLIVDDRKLIAFKYLRSWFLLDLVSTIPSEAAMRISSQSYGLFNMLRLWRLRRVGALFARLEKDRSFNYFWVRCAKLVCVTLFAVHCAACFYYLIAARNHDPAKTWIGASNKNFLEESLWMRYVTSMYWSITTLTTVGYGDLHPVNTKEMIFDIFYMLFNLGLTAYLIGNMTNLVVHGTSRTRNFRDTIQAASNFAHRNHLPVRLQDQMLAHLCLKYRTDSEGLQQQETLDALPKAIRSSISHFLFYSLMDKAYLFRGVSNDLLFQLVSEMKAEYFPPKEDVILQNEAPTDFYILVNGTADLIDVDSGTETIVKEVKAGDIVGEIGVLCYRPQLFTVRTKRLCQLLRMNRTTFLNIIQANVGDGTIIMNNLLQYLKDMNDPVMTNVLLETENMLARGKMDLPLNLCFAAIREDDLLLHQLLKRGLDPNESDNNGRTPLHIAASKGSLNCVLLLLEYNADPNCRDTEGSVPLWEAMVEGHEKVVKVLLENGSTIDAGDVGHFACTAAEQGNLKLLKEIVLHGGDVTRPRATGTSALHTAVCEENIEMVKYLLDQGADVNKQDMHGWTARDLAEQQGHEDIKALFREKLHQRRVYIETSSSVPILKSGIRFLGRFTSEPNIRPAASREVSFRIRETRARRKTNNFDNSLFGILANQSVPKNGLATVDEGRTGNPVRVTISCTEKDDVAGKLVLLPGSFKELLELGSNKFGIVAAKVISKDNNAEIDDVDVIRDGDHLIFASDSKNT; via the exons ATGAGAAGAGGAGCTTTGCTATGCGGACAAGGCCAAGATGAGATTGAACAGTTGTCATCTCTTTCGAGAGAGAGTAGTCATTTTAGTCTTTCTACTGGAATTTTACCTTCACTTGGGGCTAGAAGTAACCGACGAGTTAAGCTGAGGAGATTCGTCGTATCTCCTTATGATCACAAATACAG GATATGGGAGGCTTTCTTAGTGGTTCTAGTGGTTTACACATCTTGGGTTTCGCCTTTCGAGTTTGGGTTCTTGAGAAAGCCAAGGCCACCACTCTCTATCACCGATAACATTGTGAATGCATTCTTTGCTATGGATATCGTCATGACATTCTTTGTCGGTTACCTCGATAAGTCCACTTACCTAATTGTTGATGATCGTAAACTGATTGCATTTAAGTACTTGCGCTCTTGGTTCCTTCTTGACCTCGTATCAACCATACCCTCAGAGGCTGCTATGAGAATTTCATCCCAGTCTTATGGGTTGTTTAACATGCTTCGTCTTTGGCGTCTTCGCAGAGTCGGTGCCTTGTTTGCCAG aCTAGAGAAAGACCGCAGCTTTAACTACTTTTGGGTCCGATGCGCAAAGCTCGTTTGT GTTACCCTTTTTGCGGTTCATTGTGCTGCATGTTTCTACTACCTTATCGCAGCACGCAATCATGACCCAGCAAAGACATGGATTGGAGCTTCTAACAAAAACTTCCTAGAGGAAAGCCTATGGATGAGATATGTGACTTCCATGTATTGGTCCATCACTACTCTAACCACTGTTGGTTATGGTGATCTCCATCCAGTGAACACAAAAGAGATGATATTTGACATTTTCTATATGCTCTTCAACCTTGGATTAACCGCATACTTGATCGGTAACATGACCAATTTGGTTGTCCATGGAACAAGTCGAACTAGAAATTTT agAGATACAATCCAAGCTGCTTCAAATTTTGCTCATAGAAATCATTTACCAGTTCGTCTACAAGATCAAATGCTTGCACATTTATGTTTGAAATATCGGACTGACTCTGAGGGGCTGCAACAGCAAGAAACTCTTGATGCGCTCCCAAAAGCCATTAGATCAAGTATATCACACTTTCTTTTCTACTCCCTCATGGATAAAGCCTACCTGTTTCGTGGAGTATCCAATGACCTGCTTTTTCAACTG GTCTCAGAAATGAAAGCTGAGTACTTCCCACCAAAAGAAGATGTGATCTTGCAGAACGAAGCGCCAACAGACTTCTATATCCTTGTGAATGGTACCGCG GACTTGATAGATGTAGATAGTGGAACAGAAACT ATTGTAAAAGAGGTCAAAGCTGGAGACATTGTAGGGGAGATAGGGGTGTTGTGCTACAGACCACAGCTATTTACCGTGAGGACAAAACGGTTGTGCCAACTGTTGCGTATGAACCGTACAACTTTCTTGAATATCATTCAGGCTAATGTTGGAGATGGTACCATAATCATGAATAATTTACTTCAG TATTTGAAGGACATGAATGATCCGGTGATGACGAATGTTCTGCTGGAGACAGAAAACATGCTTGCTCGGGGTAAAATGGATCTTCCTCTCAATCTATGTTTTGCTGCAATAAGAGAAGACGATTTGCTGTTACATCAGCTACTAAAGAGAGGACTTGATCCTAATGAATCGGATAACAATGGCAGAACACCTCTG CATATAGCAGCATCAAAAGGGAGTCTAAACtgtgttcttcttctgttgGAATACAACGCAGACCCCAATTGTAGAG ACACGGAAGGGAGTGTACCATTGTGGGAAGCAATGGTGGAAGGGCATGAGAAAGTTGTAAAGGTACTGTTAGAAAATGGCAGTACCATAGACGCAGGGGATGTGGGTCATTTTGCTTGCACCGCCGCTGAACAAGGCAACTTGAAACTACTAAAAGAAATTGTTCTACATGGTGGAGACGTTACACGTCCCAGAGCCACAGGCACCTCTGCACTCCATACCGCTGTATGCGAAGAGAACATTGAGATGGTAAAGTATCTTCTGGATCAAGGTGCGGACGTTAACAAACAGGATATGCATGGTTGGACGGCGAGAGATCTTGCTGAGCAACAA GGGCATGAGGATATTAAAGCCCTATTTCGAGAAAAGTTACACCAGCGGAGGGTGTATATCGAGACAAGTTCTTCGGTTCCTATACTCAAAAGTGGGATTCGATTCCTCGGCAGATTCACTAGTGAACCCAACATCCGTCCTGCTGCATCAAGAGAAGTGTCTTTCAGGATCCGGGAAACAAGGGCAAGACGGAAAACTAATAACTTCGACAACTCCTTGTTTGGTATATTAGCTAACCAAAGTGTACCCAAGAACGGGCTAGCTACAGTAGATGAAGGCAGAACTGGAAACCCTGTGAGGGTGACGATTAGTTGCACAGAAAAAGATGACGTAGCCGGGAAGCTTGTACTGCTTCCTGGGAGTTTCAAGGAGTTGCTAGAATTGGGTTCCAACAAGTTTGGTATTGTTGCTGCCAAAGTTATCAGCAAAGACAACAATGCAGAGATTGATGATGTCGATGTTATAAGAGATGGTGATCATCTCATCTTTGCATCTGATTCTAAAAACACATAG
- the LOC104754063 gene encoding heme oxygenase 1, chloroplastic-like: MAYLASISSSLSIFKNPQLSRFQFAISPPNPLVLRPRVQILSMPMNKTPSLVVVAATTAAEKQKKRYPGESKGFVEEMRFVAMKLHTKEQAKEGEKETKAIEERPVAKWEPTVEGYLKFLVDSKLVYDTLEQIIQDSNFPSYTEFKNTGLERADKLATDLEWFKEQGYEIPEPTAPGKKYSQYLKDLAEKDPQSFICHFYNIYFAHSAVL; the protein is encoded by the exons ATGGCTTATTTAGCTTCGATTTCTTCATCCTTATCCATATTCAAGAATCCCCAACTCTCAAGATTCCAATTTGCTATTTCCCCACCAAACCCACTTGTTCTACGCCCTAGAGTTCAGATTCTGAGTATGCCCATGAACAAGACACCGTCTTTAGTGGTGGTCGCGGCTACGACGGCGGctgagaagcagaagaagaggtatCCTGGAGAATCCAAGGGTTTTGTGGAGGAGATGAGGTTTGTGGCTATGAAACTTCATACGAAAGAGCAAGCCAAGGAAGGTGAGAAAGAGACTAAAGCTATTGAGGAACGTCCTGTGGCTAAGTGGGAGCCTACTGTTGAGGGTTACTTGAAGTTTCTTGTGGATAGTAAATTGGTTTATGATACGCTTGAACAGATTATTCAAGATTCCAATTTCCCaagtt ATACTGAATTCAAGAACACGGGACTGGAAAGGGCGGATAAATTGGCCACAGATTTGGAGTGGTTCAAGGAACAAGGTTATGAGATTCCAGAACCAACTGCTCCTGGTAAAAAATATTCTCAGTATTTAAAGGATTTAGCAGAGAAGGATCCTCAGTCATTCATTTGTCACTTCTACAACATCTACTTCGCCCATAGCGCNgttctc